Proteins encoded in a region of the Streptomyces sp. NBC_00513 genome:
- a CDS encoding two-component system response regulator — protein MVQKAKILLVDDRPENLLALEAILSALDQTLVRASSGEEALKALLTDDFAVILLDVQMPGMDGFETAAHIKRRERTRDIPIIFLTAINHGPHHTFRGYAAGAVDYISKPFDPWVLRAKVSVFVELYTKNCQLREQAALLRLQLEGGGTNGDGSKETAGLLAELSARLAAVEEQAEALTKQLGEESADAAVVATAAHLERKLTGLRRALDALEPGTGGGAAVLPAQG, from the coding sequence ATGGTGCAGAAGGCCAAGATCCTCCTGGTCGACGACCGGCCGGAGAATCTGCTGGCGCTGGAGGCCATCCTCTCCGCGCTCGATCAGACACTGGTCCGGGCGTCGTCCGGGGAGGAAGCGCTCAAGGCGCTGTTGACGGACGATTTCGCGGTCATCCTGCTGGATGTGCAGATGCCGGGCATGGACGGTTTCGAGACGGCCGCGCACATCAAGCGGCGGGAACGGACCCGGGACATCCCGATCATCTTCCTCACCGCGATCAATCACGGTCCGCACCACACCTTCCGCGGTTACGCGGCGGGCGCGGTCGACTACATCTCGAAACCGTTCGACCCGTGGGTGCTGCGCGCCAAGGTGTCGGTCTTCGTGGAGCTGTACACGAAGAACTGCCAGCTGCGGGAGCAGGCGGCGCTGCTGCGACTCCAACTGGAGGGCGGCGGGACCAACGGCGACGGCAGCAAGGAGACGGCCGGACTGCTGGCCGAGCTCTCCGCGCGGCTCGCGGCGGTCGAGGAACAGGCCGAGGCGCTGACGAAGCAACTCGGTGAGGAATCCGCCGACGCGGCCGTGGTGGCGACCGCGGCGCATTTGGAACGCAAGCTGACCGGACTGCGCAGAGCGCTGGACGCGCTCGAACCGGGAACCGGCGGCGGAGCGGCGGTACTGCCCGCCCAGGGCTGA
- a CDS encoding HAMP domain-containing protein, which translates to MESGAAVRRTGTRPKGGRSRRSGTTEVDTAALNRLLTALVSMRDGNFRKRLTVSGEGVMAEIAAVYNEVADRNLHLTGELSRVRRMVGREGKLGERLETGACEGSWASAIDASNQLVDDLARPVSEVGRVLSAVADGDLDQRMELRTQTADGAGHPLRGEFLKVGRTVNNLVDQLSAFTDEVTRVALEVGTEGKLGGQAQVRGMSGSWKDLTDSVNTMAYRLTAQVRDIALVTTAVAKGDLSRKVTVHVAGEMLQLKNTVNTMVDQLSSFSSEVTRVAREVGTEGELGGQAKVPGVAGVWKDLTDSVNTMAGNLTAQVRGIAQVTTAVANGDLSQKVRVSARGEVAQLAETINQMTETLRTFADEVTRVASEVGAKGTLGGQAQVPGAAGTWKDLTDSVNTVFRNLTTQVRDIATVTTAVANGDLSQKVTVDVAGEMLELKNTVNTMVDQLQSFGAEVTRVAREVGVEGELGGQAQVPGAAGTWKDLTDSVNTAFRNLTGQVRNIAQVTTAVANGDLSQKVTVDVSGEMLQLKNTVNTMVDQLSSFADQVTRMARDVGTEGRLGGQARVEGVSGTWKELTDSVNFMAGNLTSQVRQIAQVTTAVARGDLSQKIDVDARGEILELKNTINTMVDQLSAFAEQVTRVARDVGTEGRLGGQAQVPGVAGVWRDLTDSVNGMAGNLTSQVRNIAQVATAVARGDLSQKIDVDARGEILELKNTLNTMVDQLSNFAEQVTRVAREVGTEGILGGQAEVKGVSGTWKDLTQSVNFMANNLTSQVRNIAEVTTAVAMGDLSKKITVDAKGEILELVTTVNTMVDQLSSFAEQVTRVAREVGTEGILGGQARVRGVTGIWKDLSDNVNTMAGNLTAQVRGIAQVSAAVANGDLTKKVTVEARGEVAQLADTVNTMVKTLSSFADEVTRVAREVGTEGRLGGQAHVPGVSGTWKDLTDSVNFMASNLTGQVRQIAMVTTAIAKGDMTKKIDIDARGEILELKTTINTMVDQLSSFADQVTRVAREVGTEGILGGQARVRDVDGTWRDLTESVNEMAGNLTRQVRAIAAVATAVTRGDLSLKVDVDAAGEIQVLQDNINTMIVNLRDTTLANKEQDWLKGNLARISALMQGRRELDDVASLIMSELTPVVSAQHGAFFLALPAGGTTEIGTEGGADGSYELRMRGSYAYAGGQMPISFRPGEGLIGTVAEEKRTILVENTPPGYLRISSGLGEAPPAHVIVLPVLFEGKVLGVIELASFTPFTQIQKDFLSQIAEMIGTSVNTISVNSKTEMLLKQSQEMTEQLRERSDELENRQKALQAANAELEEKAELLAQQNRDIEVKNTEIEEARQVLEERAEQLAVSMRYKSEFLANMSHELRTPLNSLLILAKLLADNADENLSPKQVEFAETIHGAGSDLLQLINDILDLSKVEAGKMDVSPTRIALVQLVDYVEATFRPLTAEKGLDFSVRVSPELPATLHTDEQRLLQVLRNLLSNAVKFTDGGAVELVIRPAGADVPTAIREQLLEAGSLREADADLIAFSVTDTGIGIAASKMLVIFEAFKQADGTTSRKYGGTGLGLSISREIARLLGGEIHAASEPGRGSTFTLYLPLHPSELPPQGYAPPAPGGARGEYRRPVEEARPAPALPAAPAPAPQAQDRSARPALPAAEVGGGGQQSGPAALFRRRRKSLSDLEPRTAVPGQPHAEDGWGGAEDELPVVPRKYDFHGEKVLIVDDDVRNVFALTSVLEQHGLSVLYAENGREGIEVLEQHDDVTVVLMDIMMPEMDGYATTSAIRRMPQFAGLPIIALTAKAMQGDREKAIDSGASDYVTKPVEPDYLLSVMEQWMRGK; encoded by the coding sequence GTGGAGTCTGGCGCAGCGGTGCGGCGTACGGGAACGCGCCCCAAGGGGGGACGCTCTCGACGCAGCGGTACGACGGAAGTCGATACCGCCGCTCTGAACAGGCTGCTCACGGCCCTGGTGTCGATGCGGGACGGGAACTTCCGCAAGCGGCTGACGGTGTCCGGCGAGGGCGTGATGGCGGAGATCGCCGCCGTCTACAACGAGGTCGCCGACCGGAATCTGCATCTGACCGGGGAGCTGTCCCGGGTCCGGCGGATGGTGGGCCGCGAGGGGAAGCTCGGCGAACGGCTGGAAACAGGCGCTTGCGAGGGCTCCTGGGCGTCCGCGATCGACGCCTCGAACCAGTTGGTCGACGACCTGGCCAGGCCGGTGTCCGAGGTGGGTCGGGTGCTGTCGGCGGTCGCCGACGGCGATTTGGACCAGCGGATGGAGTTGCGGACGCAGACGGCCGACGGGGCCGGGCATCCGCTGCGCGGGGAGTTCCTCAAGGTCGGGCGTACGGTCAACAACCTGGTCGACCAGCTGTCCGCGTTCACCGACGAGGTGACGCGTGTGGCGCTGGAGGTGGGCACCGAGGGCAAGCTCGGTGGTCAGGCCCAGGTGCGCGGGATGTCCGGGTCCTGGAAGGACCTGACCGATTCCGTCAACACGATGGCGTACCGGCTCACCGCCCAGGTGCGTGACATTGCTCTCGTCACGACGGCGGTCGCGAAGGGCGACCTGTCGCGCAAGGTCACGGTGCACGTGGCCGGCGAGATGCTCCAGCTGAAGAACACCGTGAACACGATGGTGGACCAGCTGTCGTCGTTCTCCTCCGAGGTGACCCGCGTCGCCCGGGAGGTGGGTACGGAAGGCGAGCTCGGTGGCCAGGCGAAGGTGCCCGGGGTCGCGGGCGTGTGGAAGGACCTGACCGACTCCGTCAACACGATGGCGGGGAACCTGACCGCCCAGGTGCGGGGAATCGCCCAGGTGACGACGGCCGTCGCGAACGGCGACCTGTCGCAGAAGGTGCGGGTCAGCGCGCGCGGCGAGGTGGCGCAGCTGGCCGAAACGATCAACCAGATGACCGAGACGCTGCGGACCTTCGCCGACGAGGTCACGCGCGTGGCCAGCGAGGTCGGGGCCAAGGGAACGCTCGGTGGTCAGGCGCAGGTGCCGGGGGCCGCGGGGACGTGGAAGGACCTCACCGACTCGGTGAACACGGTCTTCCGCAACCTCACCACGCAGGTGCGGGACATCGCGACGGTGACGACGGCGGTCGCCAACGGTGATCTGTCGCAGAAGGTCACGGTCGACGTGGCCGGCGAGATGCTGGAGTTGAAGAACACCGTCAACACGATGGTGGACCAGCTGCAGTCCTTCGGCGCGGAAGTGACGCGTGTGGCCCGTGAGGTCGGCGTGGAGGGCGAGCTGGGTGGTCAGGCGCAGGTGCCGGGGGCCGCGGGGACGTGGAAGGACCTCACCGACTCGGTGAACACCGCTTTCCGCAACCTCACCGGGCAGGTCCGCAACATCGCCCAGGTGACGACGGCGGTCGCGAACGGTGATCTGTCGCAGAAGGTCACCGTGGACGTCTCCGGCGAGATGCTCCAGTTGAAGAACACCGTGAACACGATGGTGGATCAGCTGTCCTCGTTCGCGGACCAGGTCACGCGGATGGCGCGGGACGTGGGCACGGAGGGCCGGCTCGGTGGTCAGGCGCGGGTCGAGGGGGTGTCCGGCACCTGGAAGGAACTCACCGACTCCGTCAACTTCATGGCCGGCAACCTCACGTCCCAGGTGCGGCAGATCGCCCAGGTGACCACGGCGGTGGCGCGCGGTGATCTGTCGCAGAAGATCGACGTGGACGCCCGGGGCGAGATCCTGGAGCTGAAGAACACCATCAACACGATGGTCGACCAGCTCTCGGCCTTCGCGGAGCAGGTGACCCGGGTGGCCCGGGACGTGGGCACGGAGGGCCGGCTCGGCGGTCAGGCGCAGGTGCCCGGCGTGGCCGGGGTGTGGCGCGACCTGACCGACTCGGTGAACGGCATGGCCGGGAACCTGACCTCGCAGGTGCGCAACATCGCGCAGGTCGCGACGGCGGTGGCGCGCGGTGATCTGTCGCAGAAGATCGACGTGGACGCCCGGGGCGAGATCCTGGAGCTGAAGAACACCCTCAACACGATGGTCGACCAGCTGTCCAACTTCGCGGAGCAGGTGACCCGCGTCGCCCGCGAGGTGGGCACGGAGGGCATCCTCGGCGGCCAGGCGGAGGTGAAGGGTGTCTCGGGCACCTGGAAGGACCTCACGCAGTCCGTCAACTTCATGGCGAACAACCTGACCTCGCAGGTGCGCAACATCGCCGAGGTGACCACGGCCGTCGCGATGGGTGACTTGTCGAAGAAGATCACGGTTGACGCCAAGGGCGAGATCCTGGAGCTCGTCACCACCGTGAACACGATGGTGGACCAGCTGTCCTCCTTCGCCGAGCAGGTGACGCGAGTGGCGCGCGAGGTGGGCACCGAGGGCATCCTCGGCGGCCAGGCCCGGGTGCGGGGCGTGACCGGCATCTGGAAGGACCTCAGCGACAACGTCAACACCATGGCCGGGAACCTGACGGCGCAGGTGCGCGGGATCGCGCAGGTCTCGGCGGCGGTCGCCAACGGCGATCTGACGAAGAAGGTCACGGTCGAGGCGCGCGGCGAGGTCGCGCAGCTCGCGGACACCGTGAACACGATGGTCAAGACGCTGTCCTCGTTCGCCGACGAGGTGACCCGGGTGGCCCGCGAGGTGGGCACCGAGGGACGGCTGGGCGGGCAGGCGCACGTGCCCGGTGTGTCGGGGACGTGGAAGGACCTCACCGACTCGGTGAACTTCATGGCGTCCAACCTCACCGGTCAGGTGCGGCAGATCGCCATGGTCACGACCGCCATCGCCAAGGGCGACATGACCAAGAAGATCGACATCGACGCCCGGGGCGAGATCCTGGAGCTCAAGACCACCATCAACACGATGGTCGACCAGCTGTCCTCCTTCGCCGACCAGGTGACCCGGGTGGCCCGTGAGGTGGGCACCGAGGGCATCCTCGGCGGCCAGGCGCGCGTGCGCGACGTGGACGGCACCTGGCGGGATCTGACCGAGTCCGTGAACGAGATGGCCGGGAACCTGACCCGGCAGGTGCGGGCCATCGCGGCCGTGGCGACCGCGGTGACCCGCGGGGACCTGAGCCTGAAGGTCGACGTGGACGCGGCCGGTGAGATCCAGGTCCTCCAGGACAACATCAACACGATGATCGTGAACCTGCGCGACACCACCTTGGCCAACAAGGAGCAGGACTGGCTCAAGGGCAACCTCGCCCGGATCTCCGCCCTGATGCAGGGACGCCGGGAGCTGGACGACGTGGCTTCGCTGATCATGAGCGAACTGACCCCCGTGGTCTCCGCGCAGCACGGCGCCTTCTTCCTGGCGCTGCCGGCCGGGGGGACCACCGAGATCGGGACGGAGGGCGGCGCGGACGGCTCGTACGAACTGCGGATGCGCGGCAGTTACGCGTACGCGGGCGGCCAGATGCCGATCTCGTTCCGGCCGGGGGAGGGGTTGATCGGGACGGTCGCGGAGGAGAAGCGGACGATCCTCGTCGAGAACACCCCGCCCGGCTATCTGAGGATCTCCTCGGGCCTGGGCGAGGCGCCGCCGGCGCACGTGATCGTGCTGCCGGTGCTGTTCGAGGGGAAGGTGCTCGGTGTGATCGAGCTGGCCTCCTTCACCCCGTTCACGCAGATCCAGAAGGACTTCCTGAGTCAGATCGCCGAGATGATCGGCACGAGCGTCAACACGATCAGCGTCAACTCCAAGACGGAGATGCTGCTCAAGCAGTCGCAGGAGATGACCGAGCAACTGCGAGAGCGCTCCGATGAGTTGGAGAACCGGCAGAAGGCGCTCCAGGCGGCGAACGCCGAGTTGGAGGAGAAGGCGGAGCTGCTGGCCCAGCAGAACCGCGACATCGAGGTGAAGAACACCGAGATCGAGGAGGCCCGGCAGGTCCTGGAGGAGCGCGCCGAGCAGCTCGCGGTGTCGATGCGGTACAAGTCCGAGTTCCTGGCGAACATGTCGCACGAGCTGCGGACCCCGCTCAACTCGCTGTTGATCCTGGCGAAGCTGCTGGCCGACAACGCGGACGAGAACCTGTCGCCGAAGCAGGTGGAGTTCGCGGAGACCATCCACGGCGCCGGTTCCGACCTGCTGCAGCTGATCAACGACATCCTCGACCTGTCGAAGGTCGAGGCCGGGAAGATGGACGTCTCGCCGACCCGGATCGCGCTGGTCCAGCTCGTGGACTACGTGGAGGCCACCTTCCGGCCGCTGACCGCGGAGAAGGGCCTGGACTTCTCGGTACGGGTGTCACCTGAGCTCCCGGCGACCCTGCACACCGACGAGCAGCGGCTGCTCCAGGTGCTGCGCAACCTGCTGTCCAACGCGGTGAAGTTCACCGACGGCGGGGCGGTGGAACTGGTGATCCGGCCCGCCGGCGCGGACGTGCCGACGGCGATCCGGGAGCAGTTGCTGGAGGCGGGTTCGCTGCGCGAGGCGGACGCGGACCTGATCGCGTTCTCGGTGACCGACACCGGGATCGGGATCGCGGCGAGCAAGATGCTGGTGATCTTCGAGGCGTTCAAGCAGGCGGACGGCACCACCAGCAGGAAGTACGGAGGCACGGGGCTCGGACTGTCCATCAGTCGGGAGATCGCCCGCCTGCTGGGCGGTGAGATCCACGCGGCCAGCGAGCCCGGTCGGGGCTCGACCTTCACGCTGTACCTGCCGCTGCACCCGAGCGAGCTGCCGCCGCAGGGGTACGCCCCGCCGGCGCCCGGTGGCGCGCGCGGGGAGTACCGCAGGCCGGTCGAGGAGGCACGGCCCGCACCGGCGCTGCCGGCGGCGCCCGCGCCCGCACCGCAGGCCCAGGACCGGTCGGCGCGGCCCGCGCTGCCGGCGGCCGAGGTGGGCGGGGGCGGTCAGCAGAGCGGCCCGGCCGCGCTGTTCCGGCGGCGCCGCAAGTCGCTGAGCGACCTGGAGCCGCGTACGGCGGTTCCCGGGCAGCCCCACGCCGAGGACGGCTGGGGCGGCGCCGAGGACGAACTCCCGGTGGTTCCGCGCAAGTACGACTTCCATGGCGAGAAGGTGCTCATCGTGGACGACGACGTGCGCAACGTCTTCGCGCTCACCAGCGTCCTGGAACAGCACGGGTTGTCGGTGCTGTACGCGGAGAACGGGCGGGAGGGCATCGAGGTCCTGGAGCAGCACGACGACGTCACGGTCGTTCTGATGGACATCATGATGCCGGAGATGGACGGGTACGCCACGACCTCGGCGATCCGGCGGATGCCGCAGTTCGCGGGTCTGCCGATCATCGCGCTGACGGCGAAGGCGATGCAGGGCGACCGGGAGAAGGCGATCGATTCCGGCGCTTCCGACTACGTCACCAAGCCGGTTGAACCCGACTACCTGCTGTCGGTGATGGAGCAGTGGATGCGTGGGAAGTGA